From Novipirellula galeiformis, the proteins below share one genomic window:
- a CDS encoding class I SAM-dependent methyltransferase: MANKIMNDTPNATPPRLPARIAESALLDVAKDLPGKRILSTSMGRGQAARTLYRERSDASVSLWYLDQFQQHLAIADHHADEPSWTPTTTPKADHQLAILCDTDLPNEEFDLALIPCSIRGEAELQRDLLQQAYSNLVMGGRLVTSVDNPNDTWLHDQLKAFGTKVTVIRSDAAVVYVLRKEGELKRQRQFDCEFSFRSRGVSITATTRPGVFSHRRLDGGAKALMEAVTIEAGERVIDIGCGCGSVSLSLAKQAKGIHTLAIDSNARAIQCTRRGALKNELNDFHARLTCDGQCDAPGSYDVAVCNPPYYANFRIARLFVEAAKQALRPGGRLFVVTKQASWYEENLVTQWHDITVTPGKQYAIVECWK; encoded by the coding sequence TTGGCTAATAAGATAATGAACGACACCCCCAACGCAACTCCGCCACGCTTACCAGCGAGAATCGCCGAATCCGCACTGTTGGACGTGGCCAAGGACTTACCCGGCAAACGCATCCTCAGCACATCGATGGGCCGCGGACAAGCCGCCCGTACGCTCTACCGAGAACGCAGCGATGCCTCGGTATCCCTGTGGTATCTCGATCAATTTCAACAGCATTTGGCGATCGCCGATCATCACGCGGATGAACCCTCATGGACTCCGACGACCACGCCCAAAGCCGATCATCAACTGGCGATCCTGTGCGACACCGATTTACCAAACGAAGAATTCGACCTCGCGTTGATCCCCTGTTCGATTCGAGGTGAAGCCGAACTGCAACGCGATTTGCTTCAGCAAGCCTATTCGAATCTCGTCATGGGAGGACGATTGGTTACATCGGTGGACAATCCCAACGATACCTGGCTGCACGATCAACTCAAAGCCTTCGGAACCAAGGTGACCGTGATCCGATCTGATGCGGCGGTCGTCTACGTGCTTCGTAAAGAGGGTGAATTGAAACGACAACGCCAGTTCGATTGTGAATTCAGCTTTCGCAGTCGCGGAGTATCGATCACTGCAACCACTCGTCCCGGAGTCTTCTCGCATCGACGACTCGACGGGGGCGCCAAAGCGTTAATGGAAGCGGTCACAATCGAGGCGGGCGAACGCGTGATCGACATTGGATGTGGCTGTGGATCGGTTTCACTCTCGTTAGCCAAACAAGCCAAGGGAATCCATACGTTGGCAATCGACAGCAACGCTCGGGCGATTCAGTGCACACGACGAGGGGCGTTGAAGAACGAGCTCAACGACTTCCACGCTCGGCTGACCTGTGACGGCCAGTGCGATGCGCCGGGTAGCTACGATGTTGCGGTATGCAACCCGCCGTACTACGCCAACTTTCGTATCGCACGCCTGTTTGTCGAGGCAGCGAAACAGGCCCTGCGGCCGGGGGGACGACTATTTGTCGTCACCAAACAAGCCTCTTGGTACGAGGAAAACCTTGTCACCCAATGGCACGACATCACCGTCACGCCAGGCAAGCAATACGCGATTGTCGAATGCTGGAAATAG
- a CDS encoding Nramp family divalent metal transporter → MTHPKDAIRHDDSASTLEPPTRMLPIIRCIGPGLIVAGSIVGSGELIATTKTGAEAGFSLLWLIILGCVVKVFAQIEFGRYAIVSGKTTLRALDEVPGPRIRGRGNWLVWYWVLMWIASISQLGGIVGGVGQSLAISVPLTQRGADYNEIADAETLLQFQRYAPDDITVDVSQAEQQIAASKKNYRDQHQPPTSETIPSETVTAENITAANDAAIWAIVVALFTSAVLWVGRYGLIQSLATILVASFTLLTITNLYFLQDQPDFRVSLAEFIHGLQFRLPSEPGDGASGNARPIGTALATFGIIGVGAAELVVYPYWCLEKGYARFVGRDDGSTAWLRRATGWMRVMQVDAWGAMVVYTFATITFYLLGAAILHRVGLNPEKDNMVRTLAVMFVPVFSQWASAIFLFGAFAVLYSTFFVANASHARTFSDAMCVVGLIADDPQTREKWIRWLSGGFPILCLLIYLAFPAPAQLVLLSGVAQGIMLPMLAGAALYFRYHRSRPELTPGTLWDIMLWLSATAMLVTGTWTVVEKFLG, encoded by the coding sequence ATGACACACCCCAAGGACGCGATCCGTCATGATGACTCCGCCTCGACGTTGGAGCCGCCGACACGGATGCTCCCGATCATTCGCTGTATCGGCCCAGGGTTGATCGTCGCGGGATCAATTGTGGGCAGCGGAGAACTGATCGCGACCACCAAGACCGGTGCCGAAGCGGGATTCAGTCTACTGTGGCTCATCATCCTGGGCTGCGTCGTAAAGGTATTCGCACAAATCGAGTTCGGTCGCTATGCGATCGTCAGCGGCAAAACCACGCTCCGTGCCCTCGATGAGGTTCCTGGACCACGGATTCGTGGACGAGGCAATTGGTTGGTCTGGTACTGGGTACTGATGTGGATCGCCAGCATTAGTCAACTCGGCGGTATTGTCGGCGGGGTCGGCCAATCCTTGGCGATCAGCGTGCCGTTGACACAGCGTGGCGCTGATTACAACGAAATCGCCGATGCGGAAACGCTGTTGCAGTTCCAACGCTACGCGCCGGACGACATCACCGTCGACGTCTCCCAAGCAGAGCAACAAATTGCCGCGAGTAAAAAAAATTACCGCGACCAACATCAGCCCCCCACCAGCGAAACCATCCCCAGCGAAACCGTCACGGCCGAAAACATCACGGCGGCCAACGATGCCGCGATCTGGGCCATCGTCGTGGCCCTGTTCACCAGTGCGGTGCTCTGGGTGGGCCGCTACGGATTGATTCAATCGTTGGCGACGATCCTGGTCGCCTCGTTCACCTTGCTGACGATCACCAATCTCTATTTCCTGCAAGACCAGCCCGATTTCCGTGTCAGCCTTGCGGAATTCATCCACGGGTTGCAATTCCGACTGCCCTCGGAACCGGGTGACGGAGCGAGTGGAAATGCACGTCCGATCGGAACCGCGCTGGCGACGTTTGGCATCATCGGCGTCGGTGCTGCGGAGCTTGTCGTCTATCCCTATTGGTGCCTGGAAAAAGGGTACGCTCGATTTGTCGGCCGCGATGACGGATCGACCGCTTGGCTGCGCCGAGCGACGGGCTGGATGCGGGTCATGCAAGTCGACGCCTGGGGCGCAATGGTGGTCTATACGTTTGCAACGATCACCTTTTATTTGCTTGGCGCGGCGATCTTGCATCGCGTGGGACTGAACCCTGAAAAAGACAACATGGTCCGAACGTTGGCAGTGATGTTCGTCCCGGTGTTTTCCCAATGGGCATCGGCAATCTTCTTGTTTGGTGCCTTCGCGGTCCTCTACTCGACGTTCTTTGTTGCCAACGCCAGCCACGCGAGAACCTTCTCCGACGCAATGTGCGTCGTCGGGCTAATCGCTGACGATCCGCAAACACGAGAAAAGTGGATCCGCTGGCTTAGCGGAGGCTTTCCGATCTTATGCCTCTTGATTTACCTCGCGTTCCCCGCACCGGCTCAATTGGTTTTACTTAGCGGTGTGGCTCAAGGCATCATGCTTCCCATGCTGGCCGGTGCGGCACTGTACTTTCGCTACCATCGCTCTCGACCCGAACTGACGCCGGGAACCCTGTGGGACATCATGCTGTGGCTCTCCGCCACCGCAATGCTGGTCACCGGGACATGGACCGTCGTGGAAAAATTCCTTGGCTAA
- a CDS encoding Orn/Lys/Arg family decarboxylase: MKFRFPVLIIDEDFRSENTSGLGIRALAQAMEGEGAEVIGATSYGDLSQFAQQQSRASAFILSIDDEEFLTPDTEEAAIANLRAFIQEIRFKNNDIPIFLYGETRTSSHIPNDILRELHGFIHMFEDTPEFVARHILREARSYTDGLAPPFFRALVDYANDGSYSWHCPGHSGGVAFLKSPVGQMFHQFFGENMLRADVCNAVEELGQLLDHTGPVAASEHNAARIFNADHCFFVTNGTSTSNKMVWHSTVASGDIVVVDRNCHKSILHAIIMTGAVPVFLTPTRNNLGLIGPIALDEFRPENIQKKIEANPFAREAQAAHPDRKPRILTITQSTYDGVVYNVEMLKELLDGQIDTLHFDEAWLPHATFHDFYQNMHALGRDRPRCKDSMVFATHSTHKLLAGISQASQILVKESETQKLDRHVFNEAYLMHSSTSPQYAIIASCDVAAAMMEPPGGTALVEESIAEALNFRRAMRKVDAEWGDDWWFQVWGPDEINEEGIGNQEDWILRPDDNWHGFGNLAAGFNMLDPIKATLVTPGLSVNGQFAETGIPASIVTRYLAEHGVVVEKTGLYSFFIMFTIGITKGRWNTLLSALQQFKDDYDKNVPMWKILPEFCQAFPSYESIGLKNLCQQIHDTYKHHDIARVTTEMYLSPMQPAMKPSDAYAMMTHREIDRVEIDELEGRATAVLLTPYPPGIPLLIPGERFNKTIVKYLQFARAFNQQFPGFHADIHGLVEENVNGQRQYYVDCVR, encoded by the coding sequence ATGAAATTTCGCTTTCCCGTTCTAATCATTGACGAAGACTTTCGCTCCGAGAACACCTCCGGTTTGGGCATCCGTGCGCTCGCCCAGGCGATGGAGGGCGAAGGGGCCGAGGTGATCGGTGCAACCAGCTACGGCGATCTGTCGCAATTCGCGCAGCAACAATCCCGTGCCTCCGCGTTCATTCTATCGATCGATGACGAAGAATTCTTGACCCCGGACACCGAAGAAGCGGCGATCGCGAATCTGCGTGCCTTCATTCAAGAGATACGCTTTAAGAACAACGACATTCCAATCTTTTTGTATGGCGAGACGCGGACGTCGAGCCACATCCCGAATGACATCCTGCGAGAGCTGCACGGTTTCATTCACATGTTCGAAGACACACCGGAGTTCGTCGCTCGGCATATCCTGCGTGAAGCACGCTCCTACACCGATGGTTTGGCTCCGCCGTTTTTCCGCGCCTTGGTGGATTATGCCAACGACGGATCGTATTCCTGGCATTGCCCCGGTCACTCCGGAGGCGTCGCCTTCTTGAAGAGTCCTGTGGGGCAAATGTTTCACCAGTTCTTCGGCGAAAACATGCTCCGTGCCGATGTCTGTAACGCGGTCGAAGAACTGGGACAACTCTTGGACCACACCGGACCGGTTGCGGCGTCGGAGCACAACGCCGCCAGAATTTTCAATGCGGATCATTGTTTCTTTGTGACCAACGGCACGTCGACCTCCAACAAGATGGTTTGGCATTCGACCGTCGCTTCGGGTGACATTGTCGTGGTGGACCGCAATTGCCACAAATCGATTTTGCACGCGATCATCATGACGGGTGCCGTTCCCGTCTTCTTGACACCCACCCGCAACAATCTGGGCTTGATCGGGCCGATTGCGTTGGATGAGTTTCGCCCCGAGAACATCCAGAAGAAAATTGAAGCCAATCCGTTTGCACGCGAAGCCCAAGCGGCCCATCCCGATCGCAAACCGCGAATTTTGACGATCACGCAAAGCACCTACGACGGTGTGGTCTACAACGTTGAAATGCTCAAAGAACTACTCGATGGCCAAATCGACACACTGCATTTCGATGAAGCTTGGCTGCCTCATGCCACGTTCCACGATTTCTATCAAAACATGCATGCGTTAGGACGCGATCGCCCCCGATGCAAAGACTCGATGGTCTTCGCGACCCATTCGACCCACAAACTGCTCGCCGGCATCTCGCAGGCGTCACAGATCTTGGTCAAAGAATCGGAGACACAGAAACTCGATCGGCACGTCTTCAACGAAGCCTATTTGATGCACTCCTCGACCTCACCTCAATACGCCATCATTGCCTCATGCGACGTCGCCGCCGCGATGATGGAACCGCCCGGCGGGACCGCGTTGGTCGAAGAATCGATCGCCGAAGCGCTAAACTTCCGACGTGCGATGCGCAAGGTCGACGCGGAATGGGGCGACGATTGGTGGTTCCAAGTTTGGGGTCCCGACGAGATCAACGAAGAAGGAATTGGCAACCAAGAAGATTGGATCTTGCGTCCCGATGATAATTGGCACGGGTTCGGCAACCTAGCCGCGGGCTTCAACATGCTCGACCCCATTAAAGCCACGCTCGTCACTCCGGGGCTGAGCGTGAATGGCCAGTTTGCCGAAACCGGCATCCCCGCTTCGATCGTCACTCGCTATCTGGCTGAACATGGAGTGGTCGTCGAGAAGACGGGACTCTATTCATTTTTCATCATGTTCACGATCGGGATCACCAAAGGACGCTGGAACACGCTGCTCAGCGCGTTGCAACAGTTCAAGGATGACTACGACAAAAATGTACCCATGTGGAAGATCTTGCCGGAATTCTGTCAAGCGTTCCCAAGCTATGAATCCATCGGGCTGAAAAACCTTTGCCAACAGATTCACGACACCTACAAGCACCATGACATCGCTCGCGTGACCACCGAAATGTATTTGTCGCCAATGCAACCGGCAATGAAGCCCTCGGATGCTTATGCGATGATGACGCATCGTGAGATTGATCGCGTGGAGATCGATGAGCTCGAAGGGCGTGCGACGGCCGTGCTATTAACGCCCTATCCGCCTGGAATTCCGCTCTTAATTCCTGGAGAAAGGTTCAACAAAACCATCGTCAAGTACCTACAATTTGCCAGAGCGTTCAATCAACAATTCCCTGGATTCCACGCGGACATCCATGGCTTGGTCGAAGAAAACGTCAACGGACAACGCCAATACTACGTCGATTGTGTACGGTAG
- a CDS encoding ROK family protein: MASSEKNIWIGFDLGGTKMLAIAYDENWKPLGRRRRKTRGRDGSDSGIERVATTIERLLVENEIPPSRIAGIGIGCPGPIDLTKGRILTTPNLGWDDIDVAGFLKQRFDCGVTVLNDVDAGVYGEYKFGAAQKARCVVGIFPGTGVGGGCVYEDKILQGAHFSCMEIGHTRISSDTRVSGSASPGTLEAEASRLTIAAEAAKAAFRGNAPNLMKNAGTNLSEIRSGALADAIEKGDKIVGEIVEEAARSIGIAVANVVHILSPDKIVLGGGLVEAMEELFVKTVRKSARDNVMSVYKDTFDVVAATLGDDAGAMGAAAWAKRQLTSERR, from the coding sequence ATGGCATCGTCTGAAAAAAATATTTGGATTGGGTTTGACCTTGGTGGCACCAAGATGTTGGCGATTGCGTATGACGAAAATTGGAAGCCCCTCGGACGGCGGAGACGAAAGACACGAGGTCGAGATGGATCCGATAGCGGTATCGAACGCGTGGCCACGACGATCGAACGCTTGCTCGTCGAAAATGAGATCCCCCCAAGCCGCATTGCTGGGATCGGAATTGGCTGCCCGGGGCCGATTGATCTTACCAAGGGCCGCATCCTGACGACTCCGAATCTCGGTTGGGATGACATCGATGTCGCGGGTTTTTTGAAGCAGCGCTTTGATTGTGGTGTCACCGTTCTCAACGATGTCGATGCGGGGGTGTATGGCGAGTACAAATTTGGCGCGGCCCAGAAAGCTCGCTGTGTGGTCGGGATTTTCCCCGGTACCGGGGTCGGAGGCGGATGTGTGTACGAGGACAAAATTCTGCAGGGAGCTCACTTTTCTTGCATGGAGATCGGTCATACGCGGATCTCTTCGGATACCCGCGTTTCGGGTTCGGCAAGCCCTGGAACGCTCGAGGCCGAGGCCAGTCGCTTGACCATCGCTGCGGAAGCGGCAAAGGCCGCGTTTCGTGGTAATGCCCCGAATCTGATGAAAAATGCCGGGACCAATTTGAGTGAAATTCGTAGCGGTGCGCTTGCCGATGCGATTGAAAAGGGGGACAAGATTGTTGGAGAAATCGTCGAAGAGGCGGCCCGCAGCATTGGCATCGCGGTTGCCAATGTCGTGCATATCTTGTCGCCCGATAAAATTGTTTTGGGCGGCGGATTGGTCGAAGCGATGGAGGAGTTGTTCGTCAAAACGGTTCGGAAATCGGCCCGAGACAATGTGATGTCGGTCTACAAAGACACCTTTGACGTGGTGGCCGCAACGCTCGGGGATGATGCCGGCGCGATGGGGGCTGCCGCTTGGGCGAAGCGGCAATTGACGTCCGAACGTCGTTGA
- a CDS encoding SDR family NAD(P)-dependent oxidoreductase codes for MIISDKSPVALITGGSGGLGLVIASTFLKAGYRIVIAGRDATRLEAAQTSLQHAPYVATACADVSEETGAKQAIQTAMVAFNRLDVLINCVGTSDRGLAHQLTIQRLDELIRQNVHSTLLCSAAAIPELENRQGVIVNIGSLASKVGARYLGGYGIAKHALAGLSQQMRLELKPRGVHVGLVNPGPIRRDDAGSRYQSRVDENVPAEAAKPGGGTKIKGLAPETVAIAVLNCVRYRRADMVLPRYLRLLIAVGHISPRLGDWLLLKFTSSKE; via the coding sequence GTGATCATTTCGGATAAATCACCGGTCGCGTTGATAACCGGAGGCTCAGGCGGTTTAGGGCTCGTGATCGCCAGCACGTTTCTCAAAGCGGGATACCGCATTGTCATCGCTGGCCGTGATGCGACCCGACTCGAGGCGGCCCAAACGAGCCTGCAACACGCTCCCTACGTGGCGACGGCATGCGCGGACGTGTCTGAGGAAACGGGAGCGAAACAAGCCATCCAGACCGCCATGGTGGCGTTCAACCGGCTCGATGTGCTGATTAACTGTGTCGGCACCAGTGACCGAGGACTGGCCCATCAGCTGACGATCCAACGACTCGACGAACTGATTCGCCAAAACGTCCACAGCACCCTGCTCTGCTCCGCCGCCGCGATCCCCGAACTTGAAAATCGCCAAGGCGTCATCGTCAACATTGGCTCGCTCGCGTCCAAGGTCGGTGCGCGATACCTCGGAGGCTATGGGATCGCCAAGCATGCTTTGGCGGGGCTGAGCCAGCAAATGCGACTCGAACTGAAACCACGCGGGGTTCACGTCGGGCTCGTCAATCCCGGCCCCATTCGACGCGACGACGCCGGATCACGCTACCAGTCGCGTGTGGATGAAAACGTGCCGGCCGAAGCGGCCAAGCCAGGCGGTGGAACCAAGATCAAGGGGCTCGCTCCGGAAACGGTTGCAATCGCCGTCCTGAACTGTGTTCGCTACCGGCGGGCCGATATGGTGCTGCCACGCTACCTCCGACTCTTGATCGCGGTGGGACACATCTCGCCGCGACTGGGAGATTGGCTGCTGCTGAAATTCACTTCATCCAAAGAATGA
- the pyk gene encoding pyruvate kinase, which produces MSRPTLEESCTKIVATVGPACGTVEKLVELIEAGVDVFRINTAHGSRSEHEASLGNIRQASKRCGFDVGVLLDLAGPKMRLGQLVTDPLVCEVGATLSFIRGDSSTEASELTSTYARLIDELAPGDRVMLADGLVALKVEKVTAKRAECRVTAGGIVRSRQGINLPGVKLSVSAMRPKDVDNAIWAAQQGIDFISLSFVRSPEDVQSLKNLLVSYESNAMVIAKIEKPEALDQLEAIVEASDGVMVARGDLGVEIDVAETPVAQKRIIRVCKEKMKPVIVATQMLESMHTSSRPTRAEASDVANAILDGADACMLSGETAIGDHPVKAVEMMNRIMVCTEREMLSHNISERIPNTRVHPITTAVTIAATNIAEAIRAKLIVIGTRSGGTAWVKSKSRSRIPTLGASNSHDTLRRMNLLWGIKPVEASHLDHTPEFIDEICLWGRENAHLQKGDQVVFVTGSGVVEKAHNVVIVHTVE; this is translated from the coding sequence ATGTCTAGGCCCACGCTCGAAGAATCATGTACGAAAATTGTCGCCACGGTCGGACCCGCCTGTGGAACAGTGGAAAAATTGGTGGAGTTGATTGAAGCGGGGGTCGACGTGTTCCGTATCAATACGGCTCACGGATCGCGCAGCGAGCACGAAGCATCCCTGGGGAATATTCGTCAAGCATCCAAGCGATGTGGATTTGATGTCGGAGTCTTGCTGGATCTGGCCGGCCCTAAAATGCGTCTCGGCCAACTGGTGACGGATCCGCTGGTTTGCGAAGTCGGGGCGACCCTGAGCTTTATCCGAGGCGATTCGTCGACGGAGGCTTCCGAATTGACCAGCACGTACGCGCGGTTGATCGATGAACTCGCCCCCGGCGACCGCGTCATGTTGGCCGATGGCTTGGTAGCTCTTAAAGTCGAGAAGGTCACGGCCAAGCGTGCCGAGTGCCGTGTCACGGCTGGCGGAATCGTCCGCAGCCGTCAAGGGATCAATCTGCCCGGAGTCAAGCTTTCCGTCTCCGCGATGCGTCCCAAGGACGTCGACAATGCGATTTGGGCCGCCCAACAGGGGATCGACTTTATTAGTCTCTCCTTCGTACGGTCACCCGAGGATGTGCAGTCGCTGAAGAATTTGTTGGTCAGTTACGAATCCAACGCGATGGTGATCGCCAAGATCGAAAAGCCCGAAGCGTTGGACCAGCTCGAAGCGATCGTCGAGGCTTCCGACGGTGTGATGGTGGCGCGAGGTGACCTCGGGGTCGAAATCGATGTCGCCGAAACACCGGTTGCTCAGAAACGCATCATCCGCGTCTGTAAAGAGAAAATGAAGCCGGTGATCGTGGCGACGCAAATGCTCGAGTCGATGCACACCAGTAGTCGTCCGACGCGTGCCGAGGCGAGTGATGTTGCCAATGCGATTCTCGATGGTGCCGATGCCTGCATGCTCAGCGGCGAAACGGCGATCGGAGATCATCCCGTCAAAGCGGTCGAAATGATGAACCGGATTATGGTTTGTACCGAGCGAGAAATGTTGTCGCACAATATTTCAGAGCGAATCCCGAATACGCGAGTCCATCCGATCACCACCGCCGTGACGATCGCGGCGACCAATATTGCCGAAGCGATTCGGGCCAAGTTGATTGTGATTGGGACGCGGAGCGGTGGTACGGCTTGGGTGAAAAGTAAGAGCCGAAGCCGAATTCCAACCCTGGGAGCGAGCAATTCCCACGACACTCTGAGACGCATGAACCTGCTCTGGGGCATCAAGCCGGTCGAAGCTTCACACCTCGACCACACCCCGGAATTCATTGATGAAATCTGCCTGTGGGGACGCGAAAACGCTCACCTGCAAAAAGGAGATCAAGTGGTTTTTGTGACTGGCAGCGGTGTGGTCGAAAAGGCCCACAACGTAGTGATTGTGCATACCGTCGAATAG